Proteins co-encoded in one Leucobacter exalbidus genomic window:
- a CDS encoding GNAT family N-acetyltransferase: protein MSITPDQIELPDGLTLRITESLDELPARTFYAIAKLRQEIFVVEQNCVYLDLDGRDLEPGCLQMWAEGPAGEIATSVRILDETADEAGLMSIGRVVTAPAWRGRGAAGALLRAAIAHCGTAAIRIHAQAHLADWYARFGFRVTGDVFLEDDIPHVEMRIR, encoded by the coding sequence ATGAGCATCACACCCGACCAGATCGAGCTGCCCGACGGCCTCACGCTGCGCATCACTGAGAGCCTCGATGAGCTGCCCGCGCGCACCTTTTACGCGATCGCGAAGCTGCGCCAAGAGATCTTCGTGGTTGAGCAGAACTGCGTGTATCTCGATCTTGATGGCCGCGATCTCGAGCCCGGATGCTTACAGATGTGGGCCGAGGGGCCAGCAGGCGAGATCGCCACCTCGGTGCGCATTCTCGACGAAACCGCAGATGAGGCGGGGCTCATGAGCATTGGCCGCGTCGTTACCGCCCCCGCCTGGCGCGGTCGCGGCGCCGCGGGAGCACTGCTGCGGGCAGCGATTGCGCACTGCGGCACGGCCGCCATCAGAATTCATGCGCAGGCGCACCTCGCTGATTGGTACGCCCGGTTTGGGTTTCGCGTCACCGGTGACGTGTTTCTCGAAGACGATATTCCGCACGTCGAGATGCGTATTCGCTAG
- a CDS encoding PH domain-containing protein, producing METAPILAWTLRNEIAIPQDVISLLLEGEQAVASFQTFRDSATFTTKRLIVRDAQGMTGKKVEVYSLPYSSINMWSSENAGGILDRDGEIELWTRAGHIKVKLGKGADVRRIDSLIAWAVLQSH from the coding sequence ATGGAAACCGCCCCGATTCTTGCTTGGACGTTGCGCAACGAAATTGCCATTCCGCAAGATGTCATCTCGCTGCTGCTGGAGGGCGAGCAGGCGGTGGCCTCGTTCCAAACTTTTCGAGACTCTGCGACCTTTACGACGAAACGACTCATCGTGCGTGATGCCCAGGGCATGACCGGCAAAAAGGTTGAGGTGTACTCGCTGCCCTACAGCTCAATCAACATGTGGTCGTCAGAGAACGCTGGCGGAATTTTGGACCGCGACGGCGAGATTGAACTCTGGACGCGTGCGGGGCACATCAAGGTGAAGCTCGGTAAGGGCGCCGATGTGCGACGCATCGACAGCCTGATCGCGTGGGCCGTGTTGCAGTCTCACTAA
- a CDS encoding aldehyde dehydrogenase family protein codes for MPAVVITAEPFWDELVDRALARATAWNATSRDLFAGVTGDPEGVEFTRRLFELLLGDDDAVTSALELKRLAPEAPASMPAPDRLLLRAGGAVSLGLPWAVMPVVRRWLRDRLTHLVLATRSPGAIAEALRRHTDARVMPVVRPLGDRVIGPAGVARETARLIALASMPAVTHLVVDPARLVPGGSDWSADADAAATACALRPILLAALEHHTAVLIEPTSVRWARLIPTILELALVDSVFDRLRVGVGIFAELPESRELYSQVSRWALRRVADGGAPVEASISVGGVAAHERVSAVRSGLPVPVVEDDVAIAAQQLALIELALHAGRAAALRPIIATEDPLIIAAAIEAAAKLGSHDLFSVRMRAGVAPGFAERLAAERRVAGTPEIPEVRVCLPVTDPREYNGAIDLLVPLAFEGAARAPEREEARETVFRDAAVLACRDARTSHRTQSRSREWDPTERDSALFYRAPDEAARFDTGGLTAAVLGLTRGETGEIVLTEVTEARAIPVVSATGFANEPDTDASRAENRDWARRIVTLARADVAAAAGADVVDEARVPGAGGAANDPDPAASHAIDTVDALTAAARWRRLGHGQRAIHLRRLALGAVAARDRLLRTLIAETGAPVRDIDAEIGRIVDAARYTGQLAEGLAAVRGATFTPDELALVTGDAWAGIAAHAEAVLAALGAGSGVLWVAPASLAQSARALLEEWAAAGLPAGSVTLEVLTHPEQLAELDEVGGVDRAIVLGDRSAATALAHRRPELTVEGRFLARGSIIVMPSAELSHAVDDVIASAFTGSLLARANQVIVVGSVGRVRRFTQALADAVRSLRVGDSSRSLAGDSTGEGGEHDPLAAWVGPLPVPPTAAQLRALTTLERGERWAQQPEPLAGDTGSDADRDRSRDRDRGPDSDGHRDPGEAHAASGRLRRPGVRAGVAAHSPFWAAAAGLPVIGVVHAHTLAEGIRIQNSAGSGAVAGLQSTSPSEVGVWLENAEAATLSLNRATSDVRVERQPVGGWNDAGMGLAPLSAGPNRLVTLGSWRLRPGTPSSTLHLRGLAPQVTQLIETMQPELSYDDFDELRRAALADSLAWRTSFAPDRDTAGLGTERNMLRYHPVPSLIRLSEGARVVELVRVIAVALLVDAPITVSTGEELPASLAIHLYKNGIEVSQEGDDEWVEAALATKDVPHEAFERRVRLIGGDAEHHAAEFGGRDLVALWAEPVTMAGPVEILSLVREQAVSARAHRHGLAVPVPGLDAR; via the coding sequence ATGCCCGCCGTCGTCATCACCGCTGAACCGTTCTGGGACGAGCTTGTTGACCGCGCACTCGCGCGTGCGACGGCCTGGAACGCCACCTCTCGTGACCTGTTTGCGGGGGTGACGGGCGACCCCGAGGGCGTCGAGTTCACCAGGCGACTGTTTGAACTGTTGCTCGGCGATGATGACGCCGTCACGTCGGCGCTCGAGCTGAAGCGGCTCGCCCCCGAGGCGCCAGCGTCGATGCCCGCCCCCGACCGCCTGCTGCTGCGGGCGGGCGGGGCGGTGTCGCTCGGGCTGCCGTGGGCGGTGATGCCGGTGGTGCGCCGTTGGCTGCGTGACCGGCTCACCCACCTGGTGTTGGCCACGAGGTCACCGGGCGCAATCGCCGAGGCGCTGCGCCGGCACACCGACGCCCGCGTGATGCCCGTCGTGCGCCCGCTCGGTGACCGGGTGATCGGCCCGGCCGGGGTGGCCCGCGAGACGGCCCGCCTCATCGCACTCGCCTCGATGCCGGCGGTGACGCACCTCGTTGTCGACCCCGCGCGGCTCGTGCCCGGTGGCAGTGACTGGTCGGCCGACGCTGATGCCGCGGCGACCGCGTGCGCGCTGCGCCCTATTTTGTTGGCCGCGCTCGAGCACCACACCGCGGTGCTGATCGAACCCACGAGTGTGCGCTGGGCGCGCCTCATCCCCACCATTCTTGAACTCGCGCTCGTCGACTCAGTGTTCGACCGGTTGCGGGTGGGCGTGGGCATCTTCGCCGAGCTGCCCGAATCAAGAGAGCTCTACAGCCAGGTCAGTCGGTGGGCGCTGCGCCGCGTCGCCGACGGCGGCGCCCCCGTTGAAGCCAGCATTAGCGTGGGCGGGGTCGCCGCGCACGAGCGGGTGAGCGCGGTGCGCTCGGGGCTGCCCGTGCCCGTGGTGGAAGACGATGTGGCCATCGCCGCCCAGCAGCTGGCGCTGATCGAACTCGCCCTGCACGCGGGCCGCGCGGCCGCGCTGCGCCCCATCATCGCGACCGAAGACCCGCTGATCATCGCCGCCGCCATTGAGGCCGCCGCGAAGCTCGGCTCACACGACCTGTTCTCGGTGCGCATGCGCGCGGGGGTGGCCCCTGGCTTCGCCGAACGGCTCGCGGCCGAACGCCGCGTGGCCGGGACACCCGAGATTCCTGAGGTGCGCGTGTGCCTGCCGGTGACTGATCCGCGCGAGTACAACGGCGCGATCGATCTGCTGGTGCCGCTCGCCTTCGAGGGCGCCGCGCGCGCCCCCGAACGCGAGGAAGCGCGCGAAACGGTCTTTCGTGATGCCGCGGTGCTCGCCTGCCGCGATGCGCGCACCTCGCACCGCACCCAGTCGCGCAGCCGCGAGTGGGATCCCACCGAGCGCGACAGCGCACTGTTTTATCGCGCCCCCGATGAGGCAGCGCGCTTTGACACCGGCGGCCTCACCGCCGCGGTGCTGGGCCTCACCCGCGGCGAAACCGGCGAGATCGTGCTCACCGAGGTGACCGAGGCCCGCGCGATCCCCGTGGTCTCGGCGACCGGGTTCGCCAACGAACCCGACACCGATGCCTCGCGCGCCGAGAACCGCGACTGGGCACGCCGCATCGTGACGCTCGCCCGCGCCGACGTCGCTGCTGCTGCTGGTGCTGATGTGGTTGACGAAGCTCGCGTACCCGGTGCTGGGGGCGCGGCGAATGATCCGGATCCCGCGGCCAGTCACGCCATCGACACCGTTGACGCCCTCACCGCCGCGGCCCGCTGGCGCCGGCTTGGGCACGGTCAGCGCGCGATTCACCTGCGCCGGCTCGCGCTCGGCGCCGTGGCGGCGCGCGACCGCCTGCTGCGCACGCTTATCGCTGAGACCGGGGCGCCCGTGCGCGATATTGACGCAGAAATCGGCCGCATTGTCGACGCCGCGCGCTACACCGGGCAGCTCGCCGAGGGCCTCGCCGCCGTGCGCGGCGCGACCTTCACCCCCGACGAGCTCGCGCTCGTGACGGGCGACGCCTGGGCCGGTATCGCTGCCCACGCCGAAGCCGTGCTCGCGGCGCTGGGGGCCGGCAGCGGGGTGCTGTGGGTGGCCCCGGCAAGCCTTGCGCAATCGGCCCGTGCGCTGCTCGAAGAGTGGGCCGCCGCGGGGCTGCCCGCCGGTAGCGTCACCCTCGAAGTGCTCACGCACCCTGAGCAGCTCGCCGAACTTGACGAGGTGGGCGGGGTCGATCGTGCCATCGTGCTCGGTGATCGCTCCGCGGCGACCGCGCTCGCACATCGCCGCCCCGAGCTCACCGTCGAGGGCCGCTTTCTCGCCCGCGGCAGCATCATCGTGATGCCCTCGGCCGAGCTCTCGCACGCGGTCGATGACGTGATTGCCTCGGCGTTCACCGGCTCGCTGCTCGCCCGCGCCAACCAGGTGATTGTGGTGGGCAGTGTGGGGCGCGTGCGCCGCTTCACGCAGGCGCTCGCCGATGCGGTGCGCAGCCTGCGCGTGGGGGACTCTTCGCGCTCGCTTGCGGGCGACAGTACCGGTGAGGGTGGCGAGCACGATCCGCTCGCGGCCTGGGTTGGCCCGCTGCCCGTGCCGCCCACCGCCGCACAGCTGCGCGCGCTCACGACCCTCGAGCGTGGCGAACGCTGGGCCCAGCAGCCGGAGCCGCTCGCGGGCGATACCGGGAGCGACGCCGATCGTGATCGCAGCCGTGACCGTGACCGCGGCCCCGACAGCGATGGCCACCGTGACCCGGGCGAAGCTCACGCGGCCAGCGGGAGACTGCGGCGCCCCGGCGTGCGCGCGGGCGTTGCCGCACACTCACCCTTCTGGGCTGCCGCGGCGGGGCTACCCGTCATCGGTGTGGTGCATGCGCACACGCTGGCTGAGGGGATCCGGATCCAAAATTCGGCCGGCAGCGGTGCGGTCGCAGGCCTGCAATCGACCTCGCCCTCTGAGGTCGGGGTGTGGCTCGAGAACGCCGAAGCGGCCACGCTCTCGCTCAACCGAGCCACGAGCGATGTGCGCGTCGAACGGCAGCCCGTTGGCGGTTGGAACGACGCCGGCATGGGGCTCGCGCCGCTCTCGGCCGGCCCCAATCGGCTCGTCACCCTCGGGTCGTGGCGGTTGCGGCCGGGCACCCCCAGCAGCACGCTGCACCTGCGCGGTCTGGCCCCGCAGGTCACCCAGCTCATCGAAACGATGCAGCCCGAGCTCTCATACGACGACTTCGATGAGCTGCGACGTGCGGCGCTCGCAGACTCGCTCGCGTGGCGCACCAGCTTCGCCCCCGACCGCGACACCGCGGGCCTCGGCACCGAACGCAACATGCTGCGCTACCACCCCGTGCCCTCGCTGATCAGGCTTTCTGAGGGCGCCCGCGTGGTGGAGCTCGTGCGCGTGATCGCGGTGGCGCTGCTCGTGGATGCCCCCATCACGGTGTCGACGGGGGAGGAATTACCCGCATCGCTCGCCATTCACCTCTACAAAAACGGCATCGAAGTGTCACAAGAGGGTGACGACGAATGGGTCGAGGCGGCGCTGGCCACCAAGGATGTGCCGCACGAAGCGTTCGAGCGACGCGTGCGCCTCATCGGAGGGGATGCCGAGCACCACGCGGCCGAGTTTGGCGGGCGCGACCTCGTCGCGCTGTGGGCCGAGCCGGTCACGATGGCTGGGCCGGTCGAAATTTTGTCGCTCGTGCGCGAACAAGCTGTGTCGGCTCGTGCACATCGGCACGGGCTCGCGGTGCCCGTGCCGGGGCTCGACGCGCGCTAG